Below is a genomic region from Lutra lutra chromosome 5, mLutLut1.2, whole genome shotgun sequence.
actttaaaaatggttttagggcacctgggtggctcagtgggttaaagcctctgccttcggctcaggtcatgatctcagggtcctggaatcaagcccctcgtcaggctctctgctcagcagggagcctgcttctcccactctctctctgcctgcctctctgcttacttgtgatctctggctgtcaagtaaatgaataaaatctctttaaaaaaatggttttatacaCATACtcataaaaacacataaatatatgagATAAGTGCCattctgttttgatcactacagctttgtaatctaatttgaagtctggaatcatgatacctccagctttgttttctttttcttaagttttctttcGCTATTTGCGGTCTTTTGTGgcttcatacaaattttaggattgtttgttctagctgtatgaaaaatgctgttagtatgAAACTGTAGGTTTTTTAGGGGAAATTACCACAGCAAAGACTCATAACCTGTGGGACTATGAAAGCCCACCAGCCAGCACTTTGTGTGTAGCCCCCAGGAGGAGAATTCCCTAGGTAATCCCAACCAATTCTCTTTCCCAATCCTGCCTTATAAAATGCTTGCAGATTTTACCTCAGGGCACAATTTACAAGAGAATATTCACAAGAGAACTTAAATACCTAAAATACTAATCACAACAGTGACAAGATAAACAGTCATGTACAAACCTAAGTATTGACTTAAAAATCAGTAGGTTATTATTTGGAAAGTCTGTGTAACTTAGATGTTGAAGTGGATGAGGAACAGAGATTCCCCAGGTATGCAATTAGCGGTGAACGATATGGAAAATGTCTTGAGAGGAAAGAAGATGTACTTTTCACTGttatcaaaaaaatttaaattattctgGACTCTGAAGACATATGCAGTGAAGATGTGTGGGTCCTCAGGATTGAAGGATATTCAGTGTTGTCATAAGCTTACTTGTGCCCTGCAGACATCCCCAGGGGACATCCTGCTCACCCAGTTGCGGTGGAGGAGGACTTAAGTGCACCTGACACAGAGACCCTCATGACACTCTTCTGCTCAAGGCCATTCATATCTGTGACCTGCTTAGGAGCTGTCTACTGGCACCAGAGCTGCAGAGCATTCCTCAGCAGTCTCCTCTGAGTCCCTAACGTGTGCACATCTCCTGATTTGGGGATATAATTGATACATTCAGCAATTCGTGGCCCTTTCAAGTTTTCAGGagcttttaatatattcacaaagttgtaaTGCCGTCATAAtcaaatttagaacattttcattatccaaAAGATATCCCATACCTCTTGACTACCACCCCTCTTTTCCCTCCTACCATTTGCCCTTCAGAAGAAGGAAATACCCCCATATATTTTCTGTGCCTAAGGATTTGCCTTTTCTCGACATTTCATGTGAATAGAATCATAGAATATATGGTCCGAGGGGCTGTCTGCTTTCACTGAGAGTAATGTTTTGgggttcatctatgttgtggGTGGTATcagtatttcacttattttttatgcTCAGTCCTGATCTCTGGTGTGGATAGACGACTTTTGTTTATCTGTTGAACAGTGGGTGGACAACCGTGTTAATTCTACCTGAGGGCTATTACAGATAATACTACTATGAACATTTGCACACAGGTTTTACATAGATGTATGTCGTCACTGCTCACGGGTATATACCTGGCAATGGAATCGCTGGGCCATTTGGTGActctgtttaaattattttatcagttttatggAAATATTATGGACAAACACCACTATATAAGTTTCAGGGCATACATCATGCTGAtctgatttacatatattgtgaaatgattaccacagtaggttcagctaacatccatcatctcataaaaatacaataaaaaagaaagaaagagaaaacattctgCATTAAGATGTATTCCCTTAACAACGTTCCTATAAATCATATCATGGTGATATGTATAGTCACCGTGTTGTACATTACATTCCTAGTACTTACTTATCTTACAACTGAAATCTTGTACCTTTTGGACACTTCCTCCACTCTCCCCCACTTTTCACCCActtcctccacctctccccaagTCTGCTCcctttttctatgaatttattttcttttatttttagattccacacgtTAGttagatcatgcagtatttgtctgatttattttatttagcatgaagctttcaaagttcatccatatgGTCACAAATGGGaggatttccttgttttctctaACTGAATAATATGTTTAGATTTTTGAGACACTATCAGACAGTTTTGCAGGAGCTTATTGTTTCTCATCCAAAAGGCCTACAGCGAGTTAGGTGTGGATCTGACACCCTCAGTCTGGGATATCAACTGTGATGATTCTTCTGCCACCCTGTGTGCCTagtcctcccaacccccctgctTTTCCTATTTCTGCAGGTTACTCCACTGATCAGCAACATCATGCAGCCCTCCCCGTCCCGTCACACCCCATCACCTACATCCTTCACCTCTGCTGGGCCAGACCATGAAGATTGGGACATCTTATCTATGTCGGATGTCAGGGACACAGAAAAAGCTTCCAAAGAATGGAAGTTGCCGGAGATAGTCTCTGCGGTCAAGGAGACCATGAAGACAGCATCCAGTGCCTCAGTGAGAATTGCAGTGACTGGGGACTCTGGCAATGGCATGTCCTCCTTCATCAATGCACTGCGGAGAattgggcaggaggaggaggactcaGCTCCCACAGGTGTGGTAAGAACCACCCAGAAACCCACTCTCTACCGTTTCTCCgacatgcccaatgtggagctatGGGACCTGCCTGGCACAGGGGCTGCCACCCAAAGCCTGGAGACCTATCTGGAGGAAATCCAGTTTAGCAAGTATGACCTCTTCATAATCATTGCATCTGAACAGTTCAGCATGAATCTCGTGAAGCTTGCCAAAATCATccagggacagggaaagaggTTCTACGTTGTCTGGACCAAGCTGGACAGAGACCTCAGTACACGTGTAGTCTCAAAGGAACAACTCCTGCAGGATATCCAAGAGAATATCCAGGTAGCTCTCCAGAATGAGGGAGTGTATGAACCCATCATATTTCTGGTCTCCAACTTTGACCCCTTCTTGCATGGCTTCCCAGAGCTTAGGAAGAGCTTGTGCAGAGAAGTGTCTGACATCAGGTACCATGAGCCCCTACAGAACCTGTCTGACACCTATGGGAAGATCATTAATGACAAAGCAATCACTTTTTGGGGGCAAATAGGCTCAGAGTCTTTCCAGGACAGCTTTGGCATCCAGAATGCAGATGATCTTGAGGAGTTTTTGAATGCCTGCCACTCATTCTTTGGTTTGGATAATGAGTCTCTCCAGGAGGTGGCCCAGAGTATGGGAAAACCTATGGAGGAGTACAAGGCCATTATGAAGTGTCCGGATCTACACACTGTCCTCAGCGGGGACAGGTTATTATCATGGATAAATTGTAATACAGACACTTGCTTATATTCGACTCTGAAGAGAATCCCATTTGTAGGTTATGTCAGTTTCTGCTACCTTAGAGGGTGGAATCAATGGCGCCTCATTGACAATGTCGCCAGGGACACCAACACCATCCTGAAGAAAGTTCTGACAGATGCTGCCATCTGAAGGGTGAGATCTCAGCAGGCTCCTTCTTGGGGAAAGTCAGGATATCTGGGGTCCTCTCCTCACACTCTATCCTTTAGAATTCTCAATCAGTTCAGTATTTCCACTTTTGTTAGTTCTAAGTTCCTTGAGGTAAATGAGCTGACTAGATCATTTTGAACCCACATCTCAGCAAATTTCCAAATATGTCCTACttctcatttattaaatgagCTGGGAtccaaagatggaagaaaagactGCACAGTGTGACATATAGTCTCATTCTGACATCCCCTTATCACTTAACGTTGGCATCATTTTTCCAAGGCCTCTTGGTTTTCCCCTGTTCCTTCAGTTCTCACTTCTCAGTACATGGACTCAAAGAGGCACACCTGTAGTCAGACAATAGAACATCCTTTGGGATGTTCCCTTTGGGGAAGTATAATTGGAGAGTGTGTGTTTAGTTGTTCTCCGAAAAGTACTGTGTAGTGGTACCAGGATCAAAGGCCAGTCTTGTGTCCTGTAAAGCTCTGTCCTTATATCTGTCTTCAGCAATTGCCCAATCATTTATATCCAAAAAAGGATACAGGAGGTGGACTCCAAGTCCATTTTACTGGGATTGAGAAATTGTTGAATGGAAAAGGCAAACCTGACTATTTTAAGTACCAAACACCAAGAGGTTCCATGCTCTTCATATGTACACGCTTATGGTGGGCCTGCATGGGAAGTAGTGCCTGTTAGATTATGTTTGCTATGCAGAAATTTTTGCTCACATAAAGTACCtgctgaggcgcctgggtggctcagtgggttgggc
It encodes:
- the LOC125100697 gene encoding immunity-related GTPase family M protein-like: MQPSPSRHTPSPTSFTSAGPDHEDWDILSMSDVRDTEKASKEWKLPEIVSAVKETMKTASSASVRIAVTGDSGNGMSSFINALRRIGQEEEDSAPTGVVRTTQKPTLYRFSDMPNVELWDLPGTGAATQSLETYLEEIQFSKYDLFIIIASEQFSMNLVKLAKIIQGQGKRFYVVWTKLDRDLSTRVVSKEQLLQDIQENIQVALQNEGVYEPIIFLVSNFDPFLHGFPELRKSLCREVSDIRYHEPLQNLSDTYGKIINDKAITFWGQIGSESFQDSFGIQNADDLEEFLNACHSFFGLDNESLQEVAQSMGKPMEEYKAIMKCPDLHTVLSGDRLLSWINCNTDTCLYSTLKRIPFVGYVSFCYLRGWNQWRLIDNVARDTNTILKKVLTDAAI